From Helicobacter ganmani, one genomic window encodes:
- the glyS gene encoding glycine--tRNA ligase subunit beta, translating into MTTAQNTSPLLLEIGTEELPAIPFLAELPNIKSKFQKILKANRLPCEFDFFYTPRRLVIIAQDFPQIQNTQVLEFFGPPLNIAYKDNTPTPAALGFFKKCGITEKEVITTTKEGKEILYCQKQAEQIPAIHLLEAMIQEFLESLNFGKTMRWGSLKDSFIRPISWILCLFNHQLVPLKLYGIESKAQTFVHRNISFEPLEVQNIPNYFDTLCNGGVILDQTKRKEKILEEIRQIESDRGIKVEMDTGLLEEIVSITEYPTALFGEFSEHFLELPAPCIITSMKVNQRYFATYKDSKLYHGFIVVSNSLAQNPKAIVEGNIKVLRARLEDALFFYHNDLKTGFQPERLKEVTFVEGLGSMWEKTERERKIIQVLSTLFQTQLSALEPNFGLLLEILDQAATLSKADLMSEMVYEFTELQGIMGYYYAKDLRYDDRIALAILEQYLPNSEESALPSNLISALIALAYKLDNLMGLFSIAKIPSGSRDPFALRRAANGVIKIVLHFNLPFDLKTILEKLAPLYKPFDLKLLENFILERLDSVLNFNASLLRAVLTTGERDLVQISQKLLALDSALKNQDKKLLSQTFKRLANITKEVCLDSPLSIKEEKLLAPEEIELYQAFNSCNLQGCDYATRLDSLLKLNPILDRFFDKVLVNTPDEDFKNNRKHLIARIYKAFLEIAEIKEISL; encoded by the coding sequence ATGACAACTGCACAAAACACAAGTCCGCTTTTGCTTGAAATTGGAACAGAGGAATTACCTGCGATTCCATTTTTAGCTGAACTTCCAAATATCAAAAGCAAATTTCAAAAAATCCTAAAAGCCAATCGTCTGCCTTGTGAATTTGACTTTTTTTACACACCGCGTCGCTTAGTGATAATTGCTCAAGATTTTCCACAAATTCAAAATACGCAAGTGCTAGAGTTTTTTGGTCCTCCTTTAAATATTGCTTATAAAGACAACACGCCCACTCCAGCAGCGTTGGGATTTTTCAAAAAATGTGGAATCACGGAAAAAGAAGTTATAACGACAACAAAAGAGGGTAAAGAGATTCTCTATTGCCAAAAACAAGCCGAACAAATACCAGCAATTCATCTCTTAGAGGCAATGATTCAAGAATTTTTAGAATCTCTAAATTTTGGCAAAACAATGCGTTGGGGTAGCCTGAAAGATTCCTTTATTCGTCCTATATCTTGGATTTTATGTTTGTTCAACCACCAATTAGTCCCTCTCAAACTTTATGGCATAGAATCCAAAGCACAAACTTTTGTGCATCGCAATATCAGTTTTGAACCCTTAGAAGTTCAAAATATTCCAAATTATTTTGATACTTTGTGCAATGGCGGCGTGATTTTAGACCAAACCAAGCGCAAAGAAAAAATACTAGAAGAAATTAGGCAAATTGAAAGTGATAGAGGCATTAAGGTAGAAATGGATACAGGACTCTTAGAAGAAATCGTCAGTATCACTGAATATCCTACTGCGCTTTTTGGCGAATTTAGCGAACATTTCTTGGAACTTCCTGCGCCTTGTATCATCACTTCAATGAAAGTGAATCAACGTTACTTCGCTACTTACAAAGATTCAAAACTCTACCACGGCTTTATCGTTGTTTCCAACAGCCTAGCGCAGAATCCAAAAGCCATTGTAGAGGGAAATATCAAAGTCTTACGCGCACGTTTAGAAGACGCTCTGTTTTTCTATCACAATGACTTGAAGACAGGCTTTCAACCCGAAAGATTGAAAGAAGTTACTTTTGTAGAGGGTTTGGGTTCTATGTGGGAAAAAACAGAGCGCGAACGCAAAATCATTCAAGTTTTAAGCACATTATTCCAAACACAACTTTCTGCTTTAGAGCCAAATTTCGGACTTCTTTTAGAGATTTTAGACCAAGCCGCAACATTAAGCAAGGCAGATTTAATGAGCGAAATGGTTTATGAATTTACCGAATTACAGGGTATTATGGGATATTATTACGCAAAAGACTTACGCTATGATGATAGAATCGCCCTTGCAATTTTAGAACAATATTTACCAAACTCCGAAGAAAGTGCTTTGCCCTCCAATCTCATCAGCGCACTCATTGCACTTGCTTATAAGCTAGATAATCTAATGGGGCTTTTTAGTATTGCCAAGATTCCAAGTGGCTCACGCGACCCTTTTGCTTTGCGGCGTGCGGCAAATGGAGTGATTAAAATCGTTTTGCATTTTAATTTACCCTTTGATTTAAAAACTATTTTAGAAAAACTTGCTCCACTCTATAAGCCTTTTGATTTAAAATTGCTTGAAAATTTTATTTTAGAGAGACTAGATTCTGTGCTAAATTTCAATGCCTCCCTTTTGCGCGCTGTTTTGACAACAGGCGAGCGCGACTTAGTGCAAATTTCTCAAAAACTCCTTGCGCTAGATTCCGCACTAAAAAATCAAGACAAGAAGCTCTTGTCCCAGACTTTTAAACGGCTTGCAAACATCACAAAAGAAGTTTGTTTGGATTCTCCTTTAAGCATTAAAGAAGAAAAATTACTCGCTCCAGAAGAAATAGAACTCTATCAAGCCTTTAATTCCTGCAATCTTCAAGGCTGCGATTATGCTACGCGTTTAGATTCCTTGCTTAAACTCAACCCCATTTTGGATAGATTCTTTGACAAGGTACTAGTAAATACCCCCGATGAGGATTTCAAAAACAACCGCAAACATTTGATTGCAAGGATTTATAAGGCATTTTTAGAGATTGCAGAGATTAAAGAAATCAGTCTGTAA
- a CDS encoding beta/alpha barrel domain-containing protein, with protein sequence MRVFTEIEIAKIQQAISEKKEKFPQEWLGHTLAYTPYQPRPLPEIFKKPVDSTPKILYDFSLQTLDTSATQISLLQTAKDYESRACGFFVESLEILTYIRRYVSIPLIYDFLILDSYQLLESLVYGADSVVLLPKFLTQKQLKNLSDYATKIGLSIIFRIESKEDLTKAIFSKADILDLNENFSLLSMIPKNKIILSKIPKNFQESHQNYFKALDITILEL encoded by the coding sequence TTGCGCGTATTTACTGAAATTGAAATTGCAAAAATTCAACAAGCCATTTCAGAAAAAAAAGAGAAATTTCCACAAGAATGGCTTGGGCACACACTCGCCTACACACCTTATCAGCCACGCCCTCTACCTGAAATCTTTAAAAAACCTGTGGATTCTACTCCTAAAATTCTCTATGACTTCTCTCTGCAAACATTGGATACTAGCGCGACGCAAATTTCACTTTTGCAAACAGCCAAAGACTATGAGAGCCGAGCTTGTGGGTTTTTTGTAGAATCTTTGGAGATTCTAACCTATATTCGCCGCTATGTGAGTATTCCGCTGATTTATGATTTTTTAATCTTAGATTCTTATCAACTTTTAGAATCCCTTGTTTATGGTGCAGATAGCGTTGTTTTGTTGCCCAAATTTTTGACGCAAAAACAGCTCAAAAATCTAAGCGATTACGCTACAAAAATAGGTTTAAGCATAATCTTTCGGATAGAATCCAAAGAAGATCTTACCAAAGCAATTTTTTCTAAAGCCGATATTTTGGATTTAAATGAAAATTTTTCGCTCCTTTCTATGATTCCAAAAAACAAAATTATCCTAAGCAAGATTCCAAAAAATTTCCAAGAAAGCCACCAAAATTACTTCAAAGCACTTGACATTACCATTTTAGAATTATAA
- a CDS encoding YfhL family 4Fe-4S dicluster ferredoxin: protein MSLMINEECIACDACREECPNEAIEEGDPHYTIDPEKCTECYGFYDEPACLSVCPVDAIISDPDNVETLEELKFKHSQLHQED, encoded by the coding sequence ATGTCCTTAATGATTAATGAAGAATGTATTGCCTGCGATGCTTGTCGCGAAGAATGCCCCAATGAAGCGATTGAAGAGGGAGACCCTCATTACACAATCGACCCAGAAAAATGCACAGAATGTTATGGATTCTATGATGAGCCTGCGTGTCTATCTGTTTGCCCAGTAGATGCTATAATCTCCGACCCTGATAATGTAGAAACCCTAGAAGAGCTAAAGTTCAAACACTCTCAATTACACCAAGAAGATTAG
- a CDS encoding Ppx/GppA phosphatase family protein, with the protein MAQITAIIDIGSNSARMAIFEKTSHLGFHLLYESKSKVRISESTYEHQGYLQQKPMERALCALKDFLWIAKLHKARKILCVATSAVRDAPNKADFLKLAKKIGLKIKVITGEQEAYFGALSALNLLPYHEGLTIDIGGGSTECALIENSKVVDKISLNIGTIRLKELFFDKGDLQGARNFVQQTLAQLPSHFHHRRIFGIGGTARALSKIIQKQINYPLDTLHAFEYDFATHHEFFREIYTAKPDELPQLGIQADRIDSIQGGALIFHLALLHFKAENVVTSGVGVREGVFLNDLLRYENGHFPPNFNPSVRNLKDRFIRDFKQSNSQKTLALKLFEAQRKIPLIHDSYQQHLSVSAELCNIGIALNFYEKSHHGNYILFNALSYGLSHQDRLLIATLVKFAFKKIPQTLTYANLLPEIKVIKILSFFVGLCEILSKNQIPKNFQFSFESSQNGYTLQITHSEFSYLVREQISKLIPPSPIIEIALIQTTKANQ; encoded by the coding sequence GTGGCACAAATCACTGCAATTATTGATATTGGTTCAAACTCTGCGAGAATGGCAATTTTTGAAAAAACAAGCCATTTGGGATTCCATTTGCTTTATGAATCCAAAAGCAAAGTCCGAATCTCTGAATCCACTTATGAACATCAAGGCTATTTGCAACAAAAACCAATGGAACGTGCTCTTTGCGCCTTAAAAGACTTTTTGTGGATTGCTAAATTACATAAAGCACGCAAGATTTTATGTGTCGCTACTTCCGCAGTGCGTGATGCGCCCAACAAAGCAGACTTTTTAAAACTTGCAAAAAAGATTGGATTGAAAATCAAGGTTATCACAGGAGAACAAGAAGCATATTTTGGAGCATTAAGCGCGCTTAATCTTTTGCCCTATCACGAAGGTCTTACGATTGATATTGGCGGTGGAAGCACGGAATGCGCGCTAATAGAAAATTCCAAAGTAGTAGATAAAATCTCATTAAATATAGGGACAATCCGATTAAAAGAATTATTCTTTGACAAAGGAGACTTACAAGGCGCAAGAAATTTTGTCCAACAAACGCTTGCGCAACTTCCCTCTCATTTTCATCATCGACGAATTTTTGGGATTGGTGGAACTGCAAGGGCGTTGAGCAAAATCATTCAAAAGCAAATCAACTATCCACTAGACACATTGCACGCTTTTGAATACGATTTTGCAACACACCACGAGTTTTTTCGTGAAATTTACACCGCAAAACCAGATGAATTGCCACAACTCGGCATTCAAGCAGACAGGATTGATTCCATTCAAGGGGGAGCTTTAATCTTTCATCTTGCCCTATTGCACTTCAAAGCCGAAAATGTTGTTACAAGCGGAGTTGGAGTGCGTGAGGGTGTTTTTTTGAATGACCTTTTGCGCTATGAAAATGGGCATTTCCCTCCGAACTTCAATCCTAGTGTGCGGAATCTAAAAGACCGCTTTATCCGTGATTTCAAACAATCCAATTCACAAAAAACCCTTGCGCTCAAGCTTTTTGAAGCTCAAAGAAAAATCCCATTAATCCATGATTCCTACCAACAACATTTAAGCGTTAGTGCGGAATTATGTAATATCGGAATTGCGCTTAATTTTTATGAAAAAAGTCATCACGGAAATTACATTTTATTTAATGCCCTAAGTTATGGTTTAAGTCATCAAGACAGATTATTGATTGCAACACTTGTAAAGTTCGCTTTTAAAAAGATTCCACAGACTTTAACTTATGCTAATTTATTGCCTGAAATCAAAGTGATTAAGATTCTTAGCTTTTTTGTAGGGCTTTGCGAAATCCTAAGCAAGAATCAAATACCAAAAAACTTTCAATTCTCCTTTGAATCAAGTCAAAATGGATATACTTTACAGATTACACATTCAGAGTTTTCCTATCTTGTGCGAGAGCAAATTTCTAAACTGATTCCTCCAAGCCCTATTATAGAAATTGCATTGATTCAAACCACAAAAGCCAACCAATGA
- the waaC gene encoding lipopolysaccharide heptosyltransferase I produces the protein MKTPLKVAIVRLSSLGDIIHSASLLPLLLESLKPTYAVTLHWYIDKIFSEILEDSPLIDKLIALPLKEAIASRKFYALTAIYHTLKQESYDIVLDLQGLLKSALISKLLSTNKVIGFQTAKESLATFFYHQKIPIPYEEHILLRNATLAFSAFGLKIPTLETLKNPQNFLGFQDSFLPFDLPKNKKILCVLETSKPNKTYPIKSFVELASLLNAKSYTPLFLSRETLEILNPKNTRFQSIHSLNLNQIKMLVAQMDLVIGGDTGITHLAWAFHRPSITLFGATPAQRFNLSTRQNLYLSANEQANYKKDDFSIREISPSRICTLACAILEGNLKHQTKEKQ, from the coding sequence ATGAAAACTCCGCTGAAAGTCGCCATTGTCCGCTTAAGCTCACTTGGAGATATTATCCATAGTGCGAGCTTATTGCCGCTACTTCTTGAATCCCTCAAACCAACTTATGCAGTTACTTTGCATTGGTATATTGATAAAATCTTTAGTGAGATTTTGGAGGATTCTCCTTTGATTGATAAACTCATCGCATTGCCTTTGAAAGAGGCGATTGCTTCTAGGAAATTCTATGCTTTGACAGCAATTTACCATACTCTAAAGCAAGAATCCTATGATATTGTATTAGACTTGCAAGGTTTGTTAAAATCTGCTTTGATAAGCAAGCTTTTATCAACAAACAAAGTTATAGGATTTCAAACCGCTAAAGAATCTCTCGCAACCTTTTTTTATCACCAAAAAATCCCAATCCCTTATGAAGAACATATTTTATTACGTAATGCAACTTTGGCTTTTAGCGCATTTGGCTTGAAAATTCCCACTTTAGAGACTTTAAAAAACCCTCAAAATTTCTTAGGATTCCAAGATTCTTTCCTACCTTTTGACTTGCCAAAAAACAAAAAAATTCTTTGTGTGTTAGAGACTTCCAAGCCCAACAAAACTTATCCCATAAAATCTTTCGTGGAGCTTGCCTCACTCCTAAACGCAAAATCCTATACACCGCTTTTCCTAAGTCGTGAAACCTTAGAGATTCTAAACCCAAAAAATACACGATTCCAAAGTATCCATAGCTTAAATTTAAATCAAATCAAAATGCTCGTGGCACAAATGGATTTAGTCATTGGAGGTGATACAGGTATTACACATCTTGCTTGGGCATTCCATCGCCCCTCTATCACACTTTTTGGAGCAACACCAGCACAAAGATTCAACCTTAGCACACGACAAAACCTTTATCTTAGTGCCAATGAACAAGCAAATTACAAAAAAGATGATTTTAGCATTCGTGAGATTTCCCCCTCTCGTATCTGCACACTTGCTTGTGCGATTTTGGAGGGGAATCTCAAACACCAAACAAAAGAGAAGCAATGA
- a CDS encoding lipid A biosynthesis lauroyl acyltransferase — translation MKIFQSFKEFLFLFFLQGLGYFFLYLPHFLRFSLAKGIAFFLYLLDSRRKFDLLANLDFAYNHSLTNAQKHEILKCNYLNLVYNSISFFMLSVSTKERILQTTRFENGEIIESLLRNGEKIIFVTAHYGNWEYTTPAFTCHFNHPITAVARMTPNTWVNRYLLETRSKFHITILNKQGAMLGLVKALNKTKVIGAVTDQNTAKSDGLLVKFFDKNVRHTPIASLLSLKYHAKIVHAFASYSQDYRQILIKVLPPIEFQETGDLQADIQNLTQIQSDILEQTIRENPKEWLWFHKKFKNQYEHIYENSHHQTK, via the coding sequence ATGAAAATTTTTCAATCCTTTAAAGAATTTTTATTTCTTTTTTTTCTGCAAGGATTGGGCTACTTCTTTCTATATTTGCCCCATTTCTTGCGCTTTAGCTTGGCAAAAGGAATCGCATTTTTTTTGTATCTGCTAGATTCTAGGCGCAAGTTTGATTTGCTAGCAAACTTGGATTTTGCCTACAATCACTCCCTAACCAATGCCCAAAAACACGAAATCCTAAAGTGCAATTACCTCAATCTCGTATATAATTCTATCAGCTTTTTTATGCTCTCTGTAAGCACTAAAGAGCGAATTCTCCAAACAACGCGCTTTGAAAATGGCGAAATCATAGAATCCCTGCTAAGAAATGGTGAAAAAATCATCTTTGTTACCGCGCATTATGGCAACTGGGAATACACTACTCCCGCCTTTACTTGTCATTTCAACCACCCCATTACCGCTGTGGCGAGAATGACGCCAAACACTTGGGTGAATCGCTATCTTTTAGAAACGCGTTCTAAATTCCATATCACGATTCTCAACAAACAAGGTGCAATGCTAGGACTCGTCAAAGCACTTAACAAAACAAAGGTAATTGGGGCTGTAACAGACCAAAATACTGCCAAGAGTGATGGGTTATTGGTAAAGTTTTTTGATAAAAATGTCCGACACACACCCATTGCATCTCTTTTGTCCTTGAAATATCACGCCAAAATTGTGCATGCTTTTGCTTCCTATTCTCAAGATTATCGTCAAATCCTCATCAAAGTTCTGCCTCCCATAGAATTTCAAGAAACAGGAGACTTACAAGCCGATATTCAGAATTTAACACAAATCCAAAGCGATATTTTGGAGCAAACTATTCGTGAAAATCCAAAAGAATGGCTATGGTTTCACAAAAAATTCAAAAATCAATACGAGCATATCTATGAAAATTCTCATCATCAAACTAAATAA
- a CDS encoding glycosyltransferase family 9 protein: MKILIIKLNKIGDVLLISPLFSNLKAHYGEECIIDILVNDGTQGAISREHLRKIHCLRRPKNPWQKLQAEISLLYAVKREKYDMVIGLGSGERTAFLSFWSGAKIRVGYPPHSFWSKSIYNLRLPYKGGQHTIEYNLEALRALGIPILSKCVCANIALDCEKLKNLPQYFVHLHLFSSWFFKCIEDSFCAKIIDFITQTYQLPCILTTSNDPRESEKLQHILQLTKSKPIVFNGNLSLGEVSLLNSKALAFIGVDTGVMHLSAANNTPTFAFFGPTSPMTWGPWDNDLQDSTYLARNGIQSMGKHCVYQEPLPCVPCDRDGCNGSKKSDCLLGKLDENLALKTLQDFLTPLMPTN; the protein is encoded by the coding sequence ATGAAAATTCTCATCATCAAACTAAATAAAATCGGCGATGTTTTACTAATTAGCCCACTTTTTTCCAATCTAAAAGCCCATTATGGAGAAGAATGTATTATTGATATACTTGTTAATGACGGCACACAAGGCGCAATTAGCCGCGAGCATTTGCGCAAGATTCACTGCCTAAGACGTCCGAAAAATCCTTGGCAAAAACTACAAGCCGAAATCTCCTTACTCTATGCTGTCAAGCGAGAAAAATATGATATGGTAATTGGCTTAGGCAGTGGGGAGCGCACAGCATTTTTGAGTTTTTGGAGCGGAGCTAAGATTCGCGTTGGATACCCGCCCCATAGCTTTTGGTCTAAATCTATTTATAACTTAAGGCTACCCTACAAAGGAGGACAACATACGATTGAATATAACCTAGAAGCCTTGCGTGCGCTTGGGATTCCTATTCTCTCTAAATGTGTCTGTGCAAATATCGCACTAGATTGCGAGAAACTTAAGAATCTCCCACAATATTTCGTGCATTTACATCTCTTTAGTAGCTGGTTTTTTAAATGTATAGAGGATAGTTTTTGCGCAAAAATCATTGATTTCATCACGCAAACCTACCAACTCCCTTGCATTCTCACTACTTCAAATGACCCAAGGGAATCCGAAAAACTTCAGCACATTTTACAGCTAACTAAAAGCAAGCCCATTGTGTTTAATGGCAATTTATCGCTAGGTGAAGTATCTTTGCTAAACTCCAAAGCCTTAGCGTTTATCGGTGTAGATACAGGCGTTATGCACTTAAGTGCGGCAAACAACACTCCAACTTTTGCATTTTTTGGTCCAACATCACCTATGACTTGGGGTCCTTGGGATAATGACTTACAAGATTCCACTTATCTTGCGCGCAATGGAATCCAAAGTATGGGAAAACATTGCGTCTATCAAGAGCCATTACCTTGCGTGCCTTGCGACAGAGACGGCTGCAATGGAAGCAAAAAGAGTGATTGCTTGCTTGGTAAGCTAGACGAAAATCTTGCACTAAAAACTTTACAAGACTTTCTTACACCTCTTATGCCTACAAACTAA
- the yedF gene encoding sulfurtransferase-like selenium metabolism protein YedF: protein MKKVLLIKDDSIGENSELGRKLILGFLSTMKECNPQPQAIYLLNRGVLLATTNAAGVEVLKSLEAQGIAIFSCQTCLEHFGLLESLKVGQVGNAKATLNALLNAEDAVSL, encoded by the coding sequence GTGAAAAAGGTTTTATTGATTAAAGACGACTCAATCGGTGAAAATAGCGAGCTTGGACGCAAGCTTATCTTGGGATTTTTAAGTACAATGAAAGAATGCAATCCGCAACCTCAAGCGATTTATTTATTAAATCGCGGTGTTTTGTTGGCTACAACGAATGCGGCAGGGGTTGAAGTCCTGAAATCTTTAGAGGCGCAAGGGATTGCAATTTTTTCTTGTCAAACTTGTTTGGAACATTTTGGACTTTTAGAATCTCTCAAAGTCGGTCAAGTTGGCAATGCCAAAGCTACACTTAATGCACTTTTAAATGCAGAGGACGCAGTTAGTTTGTAG